cacacacacacacacacacacacacacacacacacacacacacacacgattcgACCACATACAGGAGATCACAATGGCATTATCAATAAATTGAATGTTACAATAATTATGGTACCAGATGAAGGTAGTCTTGGTTCTGGAATATGTTCTGATGAAAGTATTTTACGCAAGTGTTTTTTTGCAACGTTTgagtatatttttttttaaacattggcTTAAATGTGGCGCGGCAGAGAAACAGCTGCAAGACTAGAGTTTATCAGGAAGAACTGTCTGGAGGAAGACTTCAATATACAAATAAGCACTTAAACGCATTGATATGTGGCAACTAATATGACACTTTTCCTCCcaagaaaatttaaaaaatctctTGACTGAAATTTAATTTGAGAAAACACATGAGTGAAAACTGTGAGACTTGTCTTATATCCCTTTAGTTCTTTTGTTTCGGTTTTAGCGAAGGGCAGAAACCTGAAGCATTTCTGACAAATCCTGTGTTAAATCACACACTATTAAGAGATCGATACGCCATTGAAGGAAGGTTTGTttctttaaacaaacaaacaaacaaacaaactatcaaAAACCAAATCAaagtgtttggttgttttttacAACACATCGGAATAAAATTATTGTCCATTTTTATCTTCTAATGTATAAAACAATGTGTgtagtttttgtgtttgtttgtttgtttattgtagTTGTACGTCAATAccaatcaaaaatgattttAGAAAACATAATAATACGTATGTGCATCGCATTTAGACCATGTATTCAACGATAACCAGACTGGTATAAGACTTTATTTTAAGTAAACCAGAGACAAGTAAAAATCTGTATTAAATAATACCTAACAGTTTaggtatgttgttgttgctgttgaatCTTATTAATTACAGCTCAAAAATGAAATAACATTATTCAAGCCTAGTATCAGCCAAGTTGTCATAAAAAGCCACAGAATTGTCCAGAAACAATCATTCCATGTGGACTAGCGCTGTGGCCATGATTTGCtcattacacacacaacaatgTTGGATCGCAGCAGCGCACTGTTCGCAAGTGCAGATATGTCCACAAGGTAAAAAGATAGTATCTACGGGCTTAGCTTGACACAGCCGGCAAATGACACGCTGTCTTAGACGAAGGTTGGCACTCTGCATTTCCGGGAAGTAGCTCATCTCATCGTTCTTCTCATCCTCAATTAGTTTTGGGTCAGTATTAAATTTGCGATTGTTAACCGGGCTTTTCCCCTGCTTGTCTGTCCTCTTGTTCTCTGAAAATGTCCAATCACATACATGTAGTCAATATACACAGCAACTGCGACCAAACGTTATTTCTGCAGCACTACATTTAGGCAATAATTGTGAAAGTGTACCTTAAAATGTAGTGTTAATTTAAATAACAATAAGTTCCTAATGTCGGAGGAATTTCCTAACATTATCCCAGGATTAGcctattttttaaaaattaatgtCCGGAAGACATTCTTGccactttttttcaacatcagagtgggttttttttcataaAAAGTTATGCATGTAGACGGGTCTAGTTCTTTTCAGTTCAAGTACATACTTACAAGATACCGATTTATTGAGATATCATTTTAAAACGGTTATGATTTAATCACAGTTCACAAACAATCACAAATGAGAATAAAGGAAACCTTACAAAACATAACGTCTTCACATAGTTTGTGTGATAACTAAACAATAGACATAATAAATGATCCCATTACAACCAAAATTCAAAATGTCTTATTACTGGAAACAgttacatttaaacaaaaatgtgtTTTAAAGAGTTTTGTTAAAAGTTGTTGAGTTTGAGATTCAACTACTTTATAGTCAatctaccacaactctggcaaTAAGTTGAAGATATAAGACCCGTGTATACAAATACATGAGGCTGAAAAAGTTACCTACCTTTTTAAATAAGATATTCCAGGCGTTACATTATCATGACCAATTGTATCTCCATGGTACACAATTTTTATGTTCCATTCAATAGCTTTCGGA
The sequence above is a segment of the Littorina saxatilis isolate snail1 linkage group LG3, US_GU_Lsax_2.0, whole genome shotgun sequence genome. Coding sequences within it:
- the LOC138961762 gene encoding death-associated inhibitor of apoptosis 2-like; this translates as MPPETKKSPESKTVPEVKRDRSIYVEDTQGTPKKSKTKPSSLKENKRTDKQGKSPVNNRKFNTDPKLIEDEKNDEMSYFPEMQSANLRLRQRVICRLCQAKPVDTIFLPCGHICTCEQCAAAIQHCCVCNEQIMATALVHME